DNA sequence from the Candidatus Eisenbacteria bacterium genome:
CGGCCCCGACGAGCGAGACCTGGGCGTGGTGCTGGTTGACGTTGGCGGTGGCACGACGGACGTGGCGGTTTTCTACGAAGGAAGCATAAGGCACACCGCCATCATCGGGCTGGGGGGATCCAGCATCACGAACGACATTGCCATCGGGTTGAGGACGCCTATTGACAAGGCAGAGCAGCTCAAGATAGAGCATGGTTGTGCGCTGAGTTCGATGGTTTCCGAAGACGAGAAAATCTTGGTGCCCGGCGTGGGCGGTCGGCCCACCAGGGAGCTTTCACGATACGTATTGAGTGCAATGATCGAGCCCAGGATGGAAGAGATATTTACGCTGGCCCTCAAGGAGGTGAGGAAGAATCATTTTGCCGACTTGCTCGGTGCCGGTGTGGTCATCACCGGCGGCACGGCCGTGATGCAAGGTGTCACCGAACTTGCCGAGCAGGTCTTCGAACTGCCGGTCAGGATTGGCGTTCCGACCGGAGTATCGGGGCTTGTTGATTCGGTCAGCGATCCCAAGTTTTCAACGGGAGTCGGTCTGGTACTCCATGCCTTTCACACTGAGGAAATGGATGCTGATTACTCGAAGGGCCCTCTTTCCAGACTGTCTTCCGGCATCAGACGGCTCGTCGAGAGTTTTTTCTAGTTGCCGTTGTTTTCATTTAGTGATACGGAGGTATTGTGATGCTTCTTCAATTCGAACCGGACGAGAATACAGGTGCTAGCCTCCGCGTGATTGGACTTGGTGGGGCCGGAGGGAATGCGGTGAATCGGATGATCTCCGCCGGTCTCACGGGTGTCGAGTTCATTGCCGGAAACACCGACGCACAGGCGCTCAATCAGTCACAGGCCCCGCATAAGATTCAAATGGGGAGCCTGCTCACGAGGGGACTTGGTTCCGGTGGGGACCCCGACGTGGGAAGACGGGCCGCCGAGGAAACGTCGGAAGAGATCGGCAATCTCATCCGCGGCAGCGACATGGTGTTCATAACGTGTGGGATGGGCGGCGGGACCGGCACGGGCGCTGCCCCGATGGTCGCATCACTGGCGAGGGAGCTGGGTTGTCTCACCGTCGCGGTGGTCACGAAACCGTTCGTCTTCGAAGGCAAGCGCAGAGCGGCCGTCGCTGAAGACGGTCTGAACGAGCTGAGAGAGAACGTTGACACTCTCATCGTCATTCCGAATGACAGACTGCTGTCGGTCGTAGAGAGGACCACGCCCATTCTGGAAGCCTTCAGGACCGCCGACGAAGTCTTGCTGCAAGCCACGAAGGGTATCTCGGATCTGATCACGATCCCCGGCATAATCAATCTCGATTTCGCGGACGTCAAGGCAGTGATGATGTCTCGCGGAAACGCTTTGATGGGCACCGGAATAGCTTCCGGTGAGAACAGGGCGGTGGAAGCGGCACAGCTCGCAGTTTCGAGCCCTCTCCTCGAGGACGTCGCGATTACCGGCGCGCAGGCCCTTCTTGTCAACATCACCGGCGGGCCGGCGCTGAGTCTCCACGAGGCCAGCGAGGCGGCGAGCGTGATACTCGAGGCGGCAGGCGGAGAGGCGAGCGTTATCTTCGGAGCCGTGATTGACCCGAGGATCGAGTCGGAGATTCGAGTCACGGTCATAGCGACCGGGTTTGGCAAGA
Encoded proteins:
- the ftsZ gene encoding cell division protein FtsZ, with translation MLLQFEPDENTGASLRVIGLGGAGGNAVNRMISAGLTGVEFIAGNTDAQALNQSQAPHKIQMGSLLTRGLGSGGDPDVGRRAAEETSEEIGNLIRGSDMVFITCGMGGGTGTGAAPMVASLARELGCLTVAVVTKPFVFEGKRRAAVAEDGLNELRENVDTLIVIPNDRLLSVVERTTPILEAFRTADEVLLQATKGISDLITIPGIINLDFADVKAVMMSRGNALMGTGIASGENRAVEAAQLAVSSPLLEDVAITGAQALLVNITGGPALSLHEASEAASVILEAAGGEASVIFGAVIDPRIESEIRVTVIATGFGKRATTKPEVTERRQIERPDYDREGLKRPAFLRKEDSTVVTHTRRWGRAFSKESLEIPAFLRKQMD
- the ftsA gene encoding cell division protein FtsA, which produces MASGRILAGLDIGTTKICVIIAEVDEANQVNIVGVGTVPSEGLRRGVVINLEKTVQSISRAVEKAERMAGIKIKSAYAGIAGDHIRSINSRGVIAVSRKDNEIGPADVARVVEAAKAVAIPADREIIHVIPQEFMVDDQDGIKDPIGMSGIRLEAEVHIITGAVTSARNICKSIEKAGLRVEDLVLEPLASSHAVLGPDERDLGVVLVDVGGGTTDVAVFYEGSIRHTAIIGLGGSSITNDIAIGLRTPIDKAEQLKIEHGCALSSMVSEDEKILVPGVGGRPTRELSRYVLSAMIEPRMEEIFTLALKEVRKNHFADLLGAGVVITGGTAVMQGVTELAEQVFELPVRIGVPTGVSGLVDSVSDPKFSTGVGLVLHAFHTEEMDADYSKGPLSRLSSGIRRLVESFF